Proteins from one candidate division KSB1 bacterium genomic window:
- a CDS encoding MurR/RpiR family transcriptional regulator: MPSRKPQNAPVLTQKILALYQRLPANQRKVADYFLQQPNDFSFLTTDAMAEALHVSKATIVRFAQKLGYDGFPALRNEVLQTLQANLAPADRFMLAFAKHSPEEALTLVAGHEVQNINQTLLHLDRQVFHEVVQMLRGAARVYTMGLGISKLLAQLLAYELHQVAIDARPLASGTMRFVEQLVLAKKEDVVVAFSFPPYSRETVAAATYAAEKGLALVAITDKPAAPVTFHATRVLAVRTKNMLYTNSISAISVVINALVTEIALHNKQEVSRVFQESSRIMQQTQEFLDD, from the coding sequence ATGCCCAGTCGCAAGCCCCAAAATGCGCCGGTGCTCACGCAAAAAATTCTGGCGCTTTACCAGCGCCTGCCGGCGAATCAAAGAAAAGTCGCCGACTATTTTTTGCAGCAGCCCAATGATTTTTCCTTTCTCACCACCGACGCCATGGCCGAGGCCCTGCACGTGAGCAAGGCCACCATTGTGCGTTTTGCGCAAAAGCTCGGTTATGACGGCTTCCCGGCGCTGCGCAACGAGGTGCTGCAGACGCTGCAGGCCAATCTGGCGCCTGCCGACCGCTTCATGCTCGCCTTCGCAAAGCATTCGCCGGAGGAAGCGCTCACCCTGGTGGCCGGGCACGAGGTGCAGAACATCAATCAGACGCTTTTGCATCTCGACCGCCAGGTGTTTCACGAGGTGGTGCAGATGCTGCGGGGCGCGGCGCGCGTCTACACCATGGGGCTGGGCATTTCCAAGCTGCTGGCACAGCTTCTGGCTTATGAATTGCATCAAGTTGCCATCGATGCCCGGCCGCTGGCCAGCGGCACCATGCGCTTTGTCGAACAGTTGGTGCTGGCGAAAAAGGAGGATGTGGTGGTGGCGTTCTCCTTCCCGCCCTATTCCCGGGAGACGGTGGCTGCCGCGACATACGCCGCCGAGAAAGGCCTCGCGCTGGTGGCCATCACCGACAAGCCGGCGGCGCCGGTCACTTTTCATGCCACGCGTGTGCTGGCGGTGCGCACCAAAAACATGCTTTACACCAATTCGATTTCGGCGATCTCCGTGGTGATCAACGCCCTGGTCACCGAGATCGCGCTGCACAACAAGCAGGAGGTCAGCAGAGTCTTCCAGGAATCATCACGCATCATGCAGCAGACGCAGGAATTCCTGGACGACTAG
- a CDS encoding four helix bundle protein, with protein sequence MEYLFDHEKLKAYQEAIQFVAWLAPRLEHLKKCRVMHDQLERASTSIVLNLAEGNARFSMKERARYLEIASGSTMECAAALDVLCAQGYLTQPDTTAGKRILKRVAGLIIGLRTNAQNRIAEVGVMYGGEELE encoded by the coding sequence ATGGAATACCTCTTTGATCACGAGAAGCTCAAGGCATACCAGGAGGCGATTCAATTTGTGGCATGGCTGGCACCGCGTCTCGAGCATTTGAAAAAATGCCGGGTCATGCACGATCAACTCGAACGCGCCAGCACTTCGATTGTCCTCAACCTGGCAGAGGGCAATGCCAGGTTTTCGATGAAGGAACGCGCGCGCTATTTGGAAATCGCCAGTGGCTCGACAATGGAATGCGCCGCGGCACTCGATGTCCTTTGCGCACAAGGGTACTTGACACAGCCAGACACCACTGCAGGCAAACGCATATTGAAACGCGTCGCCGGCCTTATTATTGGCCTGCGCACCAATGCTCAGAATCGAATCGCCGAGGTGGGCGTGATGTATGGAGGGGAGGAGCTGGAGTAA
- a CDS encoding PorV/PorQ family protein has product MKKHLLSLLGWCVAFAVQAQNANLGTAGAQFLQIPVGARATGMAGAYVASAANAAALFWNPAGIARLERQSVYFAHTPWRATMQLNSAAYALRLGELGSLGVAVTVLSMDRMEVTTEYAQDGTGEFFEAQDVMIGLSYARALSDRFSTGITAKYIQQKIWNESASGIAFDVGTQYRLWFKEAVIGMSLTNFGSDLHMAGRDLSYKFDTDPNAPRNRLAPATLETEAYPLPLHFQVGLALELLRSRIFAWRLASDVTHPNDNSERVNFGTELGVFDRLFLRGGYRFNYDDEDLCFGLGLSWPMANSHLAVDYAYTRHDLLPDVHRFAVGLEF; this is encoded by the coding sequence ATGAAAAAGCATCTACTTTCGCTGCTGGGATGGTGTGTCGCATTTGCGGTGCAGGCGCAGAACGCCAATCTTGGCACGGCAGGCGCGCAATTTCTGCAAATTCCAGTGGGCGCGCGGGCAACGGGCATGGCCGGCGCATATGTCGCGAGCGCAGCCAATGCCGCCGCGCTGTTTTGGAATCCCGCCGGCATTGCCCGCCTTGAACGGCAATCGGTTTACTTCGCGCACACGCCCTGGCGCGCCACCATGCAATTGAATTCCGCGGCCTATGCCCTGCGCCTCGGCGAGCTCGGCAGTCTCGGCGTGGCGGTGACGGTGCTGTCGATGGACCGCATGGAAGTCACCACCGAGTATGCCCAGGACGGCACCGGCGAATTCTTCGAGGCCCAGGATGTGATGATCGGCCTGAGCTATGCCCGCGCGCTCAGCGACCGCTTTAGCACCGGCATCACCGCGAAATATATCCAGCAAAAAATCTGGAACGAGTCGGCCTCCGGCATCGCCTTCGACGTCGGCACGCAGTACCGTCTATGGTTCAAAGAAGCGGTGATCGGCATGAGCCTGACCAACTTTGGCAGCGACCTGCACATGGCCGGCCGGGATCTGTCGTATAAATTCGACACCGACCCGAACGCGCCGCGCAACCGCCTGGCGCCCGCCACGCTCGAAACCGAAGCCTATCCCCTGCCGCTGCACTTTCAAGTCGGCCTGGCGCTCGAACTGCTGCGCTCCCGCATCTTCGCGTGGCGGCTGGCCTCCGATGTCACCCATCCCAATGACAACAGCGAGCGCGTGAACTTCGGCACCGAGCTGGGCGTGTTCGACCGGCTGTTCCTGCGCGGCGGCTATCGCTTCAACTACGATGACGAAGATCTCTGCTTCGGCCTGGGCCTGTCGTGGCCGATGGCCAACAGCCATCTCGCCGTCGATTATGCCTACACCCGCCACGACCTGCTGCCCGACGTGCACCGCTTTGCCGTGGGGCTGGAGTTCTGA
- a CDS encoding TonB-dependent receptor, with product MIKRILSTGLLVWLAFAPAQAGTTGKIAGRVVDKTSKAPLPGASVQLEGTTLGAAADHNGAFVILNIPPGTYSARVNFIGYDPVTIANVRVAINQTTTLHVELNESLLEGEEVVVVAERPLVRQDATGTVAIVGRDDIQALPVRDFVEVLQLRAGVVGEGNNINIRGGRSNEVAYLVDGVYIEDPLFGGLGTRVHNDAIEQLEFLSGTFSAEFGDALSGVVNIVTREGGGQFTAKLDGRTSEFAAPYSHYDENRVIISLGGPLPLLPNLTFFVSGESDRRGSWLPFGYNREFSTLGKLSQKFSSALKATLSYRLTRGGRQSYSHAWKYIPEQYAHSRTHSDHAVLTLKHVLSNKAFYDLKLSSFRQSYRLGVMDANDNFLPPSQYLATGDRVYLPTAGNGFEFYARAHPLDYLDSHTKTLNARADWVWQAHPSHELKAGLELKRHDLRLYSIYDPRRNFPYINDYTRKPVEAAAYVQDKMEFASLILNAGLRLDFADQRAPFRANPLDPQAVVAASKKWQISPRLGIAHPITERTNFHFSYGHFFQNPEYQFLYENSQYDLNVREPLFGQPDLEAQKTVAYEVGVAHQLTPTLAASLTAYYKDVTGLIGTHYYFPYFDGRFVGYTLYVNEDYANIKGFEVDVTLRRTKNFAGGLTYTYSVAKGSASSETEQYPGTQESTLLYYLDFDKTHVINLNTSLSFKEKEGPRLFGMQPLARTYWNVVLRTSSGYPYTPGGRDAGFVIRNSERMPWTLSLDAEVGKDWRLGGFVLTVFAEALNLTNYKNVLSVYSDTGLPDVTRVGNNSPEYIRDPSNFGPPRRVRLGLRLQR from the coding sequence ATGATCAAAAGAATCCTGAGCACGGGCCTGCTGGTGTGGCTCGCCTTCGCCCCGGCGCAGGCCGGCACCACCGGCAAAATCGCCGGGCGGGTGGTCGACAAGACCAGCAAAGCGCCGCTGCCCGGCGCCAGCGTCCAATTGGAGGGCACGACCCTGGGCGCGGCCGCCGATCACAACGGCGCGTTCGTCATTTTGAACATTCCGCCGGGCACCTACAGCGCGCGCGTCAATTTCATCGGCTATGACCCGGTGACGATCGCCAACGTCCGGGTGGCAATCAACCAAACCACGACACTCCACGTGGAACTGAACGAAAGCCTGCTGGAGGGCGAGGAGGTCGTGGTGGTGGCGGAGCGGCCGCTGGTGCGTCAGGATGCCACCGGCACGGTGGCCATCGTCGGCCGCGATGACATTCAGGCGCTGCCGGTGCGCGATTTCGTGGAGGTACTGCAGCTTCGTGCCGGGGTGGTGGGCGAGGGCAACAACATCAACATTCGCGGCGGCCGCAGCAATGAAGTGGCCTACCTCGTCGATGGCGTGTACATCGAAGATCCGCTCTTCGGCGGCCTGGGCACGCGCGTGCACAACGATGCCATCGAGCAGCTTGAGTTTCTCTCCGGCACGTTCAGCGCGGAATTCGGCGACGCGCTGAGCGGCGTGGTCAACATCGTCACCCGCGAGGGCGGCGGGCAATTCACCGCCAAGCTCGACGGCCGCACCAGCGAGTTTGCCGCGCCCTATTCGCACTACGATGAAAACCGCGTCATCATCTCGCTGGGCGGGCCGCTGCCCCTGCTGCCCAATCTCACTTTCTTCGTTAGCGGGGAAAGCGACCGGCGCGGCAGTTGGCTGCCGTTCGGCTATAATCGTGAGTTTTCCACGCTCGGCAAGCTGTCGCAAAAATTTTCCAGCGCGTTGAAAGCCACTCTGAGCTACCGTCTGACGCGCGGCGGCCGCCAGAGCTACAGTCACGCCTGGAAATACATTCCTGAACAATACGCCCACTCGCGCACGCACAGCGATCACGCCGTGCTCACCCTCAAACACGTGCTCAGCAACAAGGCCTTCTACGACCTGAAGCTCTCCTCTTTCCGGCAAAGTTACCGCCTGGGCGTGATGGATGCGAACGACAACTTCCTGCCGCCTTCGCAATATCTCGCCACCGGTGATCGCGTCTACCTCCCAACGGCCGGCAATGGCTTCGAATTCTATGCGCGCGCCCATCCGCTGGACTACCTCGACAGCCACACCAAAACCCTCAATGCCCGAGCCGATTGGGTGTGGCAGGCGCATCCCTCACATGAGTTGAAGGCCGGGCTGGAGCTGAAGCGCCACGATCTGCGGCTGTACAGCATCTACGACCCCAGGCGCAATTTCCCCTACATCAACGATTACACGCGCAAGCCGGTGGAGGCCGCGGCCTACGTGCAGGACAAGATGGAGTTTGCCTCGTTGATCCTGAATGCCGGCCTGCGCCTGGATTTCGCCGATCAGCGCGCCCCCTTTCGCGCCAACCCGCTCGACCCGCAGGCGGTGGTGGCCGCTTCGAAGAAATGGCAGATCAGTCCGCGCCTGGGCATCGCCCACCCCATCACCGAGCGCACCAACTTTCATTTTTCCTACGGCCATTTCTTCCAGAACCCCGAGTATCAATTTCTCTACGAAAACAGCCAGTACGATTTGAATGTGCGCGAGCCGCTCTTCGGCCAGCCCGACCTCGAGGCGCAGAAAACCGTGGCCTATGAAGTCGGGGTGGCGCACCAGTTGACCCCGACGCTGGCCGCCAGCCTGACCGCCTACTACAAAGATGTGACCGGCTTGATTGGCACGCATTACTATTTCCCCTATTTCGATGGCCGCTTCGTGGGCTACACCCTGTACGTCAATGAGGATTATGCCAACATCAAGGGCTTTGAAGTCGACGTGACCTTGCGCCGCACGAAAAACTTTGCCGGCGGCCTGACCTACACCTACTCGGTGGCCAAAGGCAGCGCCTCCTCGGAAACCGAGCAATACCCCGGCACGCAGGAGTCGACGCTGCTCTACTATCTCGATTTCGACAAGACGCACGTCATCAATCTCAACACCAGCCTGAGTTTCAAAGAGAAGGAGGGGCCGCGGCTGTTCGGCATGCAGCCGCTGGCGCGCACCTACTGGAACGTCGTGCTGCGCACCAGCAGCGGCTATCCCTACACACCCGGCGGCCGTGACGCCGGCTTCGTGATCCGCAACTCCGAGCGCATGCCGTGGACACTCTCGCTGGATGCGGAAGTCGGCAAAGACTGGCGGCTGGGCGGCTTCGTGCTGACGGTTTTTGCCGAAGCGCTCAATCTCACCAACTACAAAAACGTGTTGTCCGTGTATTCCGACACCGGCCTGCCGGATGTGACACGGGTGGGCAACAACTCGCCGGAGTACATTCGCGATCCTTCCAATTTCGGCCCGCCGCGCCGCGTGCGGCTGGGCTTGCGGTTGCAGAGGTGA
- a CDS encoding T9SS type A sorting domain-containing protein: MKKSSLLVCLAAFVGVEYAGAQPSVTGDNGVLGFNLNSYGRLRVSKSPYSSSAREVDRMSFIAALGKEDVYDYNEDGDSTSVTAAGITLPGVDAAYQCITDNEYSGEPPDIRVVHTVMSWSNTPYVFIRFQAVNTSAGPLDLHLGAAVIPRPSLTYGGETVAYDSTNQTAYYFRTGEQPYWGTRLLNKPVYSVKIRDWDAYSPNPDSDEATDSTRHAMTAASGFDNALIAGPNGSIYHHNGGLVTLAPGDTAELVYAVVYGNSLGELREASAAAQTRYEDIFTSVAASSPAVPSGFSLQQNYPNPFNPATQIRFRLARPASVQLTVYDAGGREVSRLLDGFKPAGEHVITFTARGLSSGVYFYKLHTEKFTAIRKMLLLR, translated from the coding sequence ATGAAAAAATCATCGCTACTGGTTTGCCTCGCTGCCTTTGTCGGGGTTGAATACGCCGGCGCCCAGCCCAGCGTCACCGGCGACAACGGTGTGCTTGGTTTCAATCTCAACAGTTATGGCCGCCTGCGCGTCAGCAAATCGCCCTACTCCAGCAGCGCGCGGGAAGTCGATCGCATGAGTTTCATTGCCGCCCTCGGCAAAGAGGACGTCTACGACTACAACGAAGATGGCGACAGCACCAGCGTGACCGCCGCCGGGATCACCCTCCCCGGGGTCGATGCCGCCTACCAGTGCATCACCGACAACGAATATTCCGGTGAGCCGCCGGACATTCGCGTGGTGCATACCGTGATGTCCTGGAGCAATACGCCCTATGTCTTTATTCGATTCCAGGCGGTGAACACCAGTGCCGGTCCACTCGATCTCCATTTGGGAGCCGCCGTCATTCCGCGACCATCCCTCACCTATGGCGGAGAGACCGTGGCCTACGACTCCACCAACCAGACGGCCTACTATTTCCGCACCGGCGAACAACCCTATTGGGGCACGCGGCTGCTCAACAAACCGGTGTATTCGGTGAAAATTCGGGATTGGGATGCTTACTCCCCCAATCCTGACTCGGATGAGGCAACAGATTCCACCCGCCATGCGATGACCGCGGCCAGTGGCTTCGACAACGCCCTGATTGCCGGGCCCAACGGCAGCATCTATCATCACAACGGCGGCCTGGTGACCCTCGCGCCGGGGGACACGGCGGAGCTGGTGTATGCGGTGGTGTATGGCAATTCTCTGGGCGAATTAAGAGAAGCCAGTGCCGCGGCGCAAACCCGCTATGAGGACATCTTCACTTCGGTCGCGGCCTCCTCTCCCGCTGTCCCTTCAGGCTTCTCCCTGCAGCAAAACTATCCCAACCCCTTCAACCCCGCGACGCAGATCCGCTTCCGTCTGGCCCGGCCTGCCAGCGTGCAGTTGACGGTCTATGACGCCGGCGGCCGTGAAGTCAGCCGCCTGCTCGACGGCTTCAAACCTGCGGGCGAGCACGTGATCACCTTCACTGCCCGTGGTTTGAGCAGCGGGGTTTATTTCTACAAGCTGCACACGGAGAAATTCACCGCCATCCGCAAGATGCTGTTGCTGCGATAA
- a CDS encoding TIGR00366 family protein, with amino-acid sequence MKVLPIPHTLVLIFSIIVLMGALTWVVPAGEFARAEKQGRTVVVPGTYQRTTPQQQDLADMLAAPIRGFVEAANIIAFIFIAGGAFGVVAATGAINSAIAASTRALERRPSLRLLIIPLLTTLFSLAGATFGMSEEVLVFVLIFIPFALALGYDSLVGVAIPFVGAGAGFAAAFLNPFTVGIAQGIAELPLFSGWPFRLAVWAVVTLLTVIFIMHYAAKVKRDPRTSPVYELDRRRRQEQMGEAPAPLGGRQKSVLAVFVLALLGLMLGALEFNWYITEIGALFLAMGILSGLVAGMSLNQTAEAFIAGAREMMTAALVVAFSRGILVIATDGKIIDTILNALAGLTAPSHPVLAGYLMLAVQAGINFFVPSGSGQAALTMPIMAPLSDLLGLTRQTAVLIFQLGDGFNNLIIPTSGVTMGMLGIAKIPFEKWVRWILPLEGLFFAVGMIFIALAVMLQWGPH; translated from the coding sequence ATGAAAGTGCTCCCCATTCCCCACACGCTGGTTTTGATCTTCAGCATCATCGTGCTGATGGGCGCCCTCACCTGGGTGGTGCCGGCGGGTGAATTTGCGCGCGCCGAAAAGCAGGGCCGCACCGTGGTCGTGCCCGGCACCTATCAGCGCACGACACCCCAGCAGCAAGACCTGGCGGACATGCTGGCCGCGCCCATTCGTGGCTTCGTGGAAGCGGCCAATATCATTGCCTTCATCTTCATCGCCGGTGGTGCATTCGGTGTGGTGGCCGCAACCGGCGCGATCAACAGCGCGATTGCGGCCAGCACCCGCGCGCTCGAACGCCGTCCCTCCCTGCGCCTGCTCATCATTCCCCTGCTGACCACCTTGTTCTCGCTGGCGGGCGCGACCTTTGGCATGAGTGAAGAAGTGCTGGTGTTCGTGCTCATCTTTATTCCCTTTGCGCTGGCGCTCGGCTATGATTCCCTCGTCGGCGTCGCGATTCCGTTCGTCGGTGCGGGAGCGGGCTTCGCTGCCGCCTTTCTCAATCCCTTTACGGTCGGGATCGCGCAGGGTATTGCAGAATTGCCGCTGTTCTCCGGTTGGCCGTTTCGCCTGGCGGTATGGGCGGTGGTCACGCTGCTGACCGTGATTTTCATCATGCATTACGCCGCCAAAGTCAAACGCGACCCGCGCACCAGTCCGGTGTATGAACTCGACCGCCGGCGCCGGCAGGAGCAGATGGGCGAAGCACCTGCGCCGCTGGGCGGGCGGCAGAAATCGGTGCTGGCGGTGTTTGTGCTCGCGCTGTTGGGCTTGATGCTGGGTGCGCTCGAGTTCAACTGGTACATCACCGAAATTGGCGCGCTGTTCCTCGCCATGGGGATACTCAGCGGGCTGGTGGCGGGCATGAGTTTGAATCAAACCGCGGAGGCGTTCATCGCCGGTGCCAGAGAGATGATGACTGCGGCGCTGGTGGTCGCGTTCTCGCGCGGCATTCTGGTGATTGCCACTGACGGCAAAATCATCGACACCATCCTCAATGCCCTGGCCGGCCTGACGGCGCCGTCGCATCCCGTGCTGGCGGGTTATCTCATGCTGGCGGTGCAGGCCGGCATCAATTTTTTCGTGCCCTCGGGCAGCGGCCAGGCCGCGCTCACCATGCCGATCATGGCGCCGCTCAGCGATCTGCTCGGTCTGACACGGCAGACCGCCGTGCTCATTTTTCAATTAGGCGACGGCTTTAACAATCTCATCATTCCCACTTCCGGCGTGACCATGGGGATGCTCGGCATCGCCAAAATTCCATTTGAAAAATGGGTGCGCTGGATTCTGCCGCTGGAGGGGCTGTTTTTCGCGGTGGGGATGATTTTTATCGCGCTGGCAGTGATGCTGCAGTGGGGGCCGCACTGA